From Triticum aestivum cultivar Chinese Spring chromosome 4A, IWGSC CS RefSeq v2.1, whole genome shotgun sequence, a single genomic window includes:
- the LOC123082786 gene encoding desmethyl-deoxy-podophyllotoxin synthase-like — MEVSSSCLVALATVIIFAWFLKKLTAWSGGKSKSKRPRLPPGPWTLPIIGSLHHLLGGLPHRRMMELSRLHGPLMFLRFGEVPNVVVSSAEAAELVMKTHDLTFATRPRSATIDVISGGGKGIALAPYGDHWRQMRKICIMELLSAKQVKRMESIRSQGVTKLLRSVADAAASSSGIVNLSNLVAVLSNDITARAVFGGMCAQQSEYRRELGQIVKLIGGFCPADLFPSSRLVRWLSSGERNLRKSYGGMQRIIDNIIDGRKAERESHVGCSADDEDLLAVLLRLKEEDSLAFPLTSESIGAVITDIFGAGSESSSTTLVWAMSELMKNPEEMAKAQIEVQKVLGRGRVVITNADLGELHYLQMIIKEVLRLHPPATLLVPREARDNCEIMGYDIPKGTKIHVNAFAISRDPRYWENPETFKPERFSNNNIDYKGTNFEFTPFGAGRRLCPGMLFGTSTLEIALANLLYYFDWVLPDGACPYTLDMSEKFGITVSRRYDLQLIAIPST; from the exons ATGGAGGTGTCAAGCTCGTGTCTTGTTGCCTTAGCCACGGTAATCATCTTTGCTTGGTTTCTTAAGAAGCTTACTGCTTGGTCCGGCGGCAAAAGCAAATCCAAGAGGCCGCGGCTGCCCCCGGGGCCATGGACGCTTCCGATCATCGGCAGCCTCCACCACCTCTtgggtggcctcccgcaccgtcgGATGATGGAGCTGTCTCGCCTGCACGGGCCTCTCATGTTCCTCAGGTTCGGAGAGGTCCCGAACGTGGTGGTCTCCAGCGCCGAGGCGGCGGAGCTGGTGATGAAGACGCACGACCTCACGTTCGCGACTCGGCCGCGGAGCGCGACGATCGATGTTATCAGCGGTGGTGGCAAGGGGATCGCGTTGGCCCCGTACGGCGACCATTGGCGGCAGATGCGGAAGATATGCATTATGGAGCTTCTGAGCGCCAAGCAGGTGAAGCGCATGGAGTCCATCAGGTCACAGGGGGTGACGAAGCTCCTCCGGTCCGTCGCTGACGCCGCCGCCTCCAGTTCCGGCATCGTCAACCTCAGCAACCTGGTGGCGGTGCTCTCCAACGACATCACGGCGCGAGCGGTGTTCGGTGGCATGTGCGCGCAGCAGAGCGAGTACCGCCGCGAATTGGGCCAGATCGTTAAACTCATCGGAGGTTTCTGCCCGGCCGACCTTTTCCCGTCGTCGCGGCTAGTGCGGTGGCTGAGCTCAGGGGAGCGCAACCTGAGGAAGAGCTATGGCGGTATGCAGCGCATCATCGACAACATCATCGATGGACGCAAGGCTGAGCGTGAGTCCCACGTCGGCTGCAGTGCCGACGATGAAGACCTGCTGGCTGTGCTGCTCCGGCTCAAGGAGGAGGACTCGTTGGCATTCCCTCTAACCTCAGAGAGTATAGGGGCCGTCATCACT GACATATTTGGAGCTGGTAGTGAATCTTCATCGACCACTTTGGTGTGGGCTATGTCGGAGCTCATGAAAAACCCTGAAGAGATGGCGAAGGCTCAAATAGAAGTTCAGAAAGTGCTAGGTCGAGGACGTGTTGTCATCACAAATGCTGATCTTGGTGAACTCCATTACTTACAGATGATCATCAAGGAAGTGCTTAGGTTACATCCTCCTGCTACTCTGCTCGTCCCTCGAGAGGCTAGAGACAACTGTGAAATCATGGGTTATGACATTCCTAAGGGCACCAAAATACATGTTAATGCCTTCGCAATTTCTAGGGATCCTAGATATTGGGAAAATCCTGAAACCTTCAAACCAGAGAGATTCAGCAACAACAATATAGATTATAAGGGAACAAACTTTGAGTTCACTCCCTTCGGTGCTGGGCGACGCCTGTGCCCTGGGATGTTGTTTGGCACATCAACCTTGGAGATCGCATTGGCGAATCTTCTCTACTACTTTGACTGGGTGCTTCCTGATGGGGCATGCCCGTACACATTAGACATGTCCGAGAAATTTGGGATAACTGTAAGTAGAAGATATGACTTGCAGCTCATAGCTATTCCAAGTACATAG